In Afipia sp. GAS231, a single window of DNA contains:
- a CDS encoding OsmC family protein, producing MDAADLRAMQAPIKERYKSDPSAAIITLKAKGSIDSDGIACKVETGRALAMAGLHPATGGSGLELCSGDMLLEALVACAGVTLKSVATAVEIPLKTGNVTAEGDLDFRGTLGVDKEAPVGFAEIRLRFDVETDAPQDKLDLLLKLTERYCVVYQTIKNGPKVSVSMKRI from the coding sequence ATGGACGCCGCCGATCTCCGCGCGATGCAGGCCCCGATCAAGGAACGCTACAAGTCGGATCCTTCGGCTGCGATCATCACTCTGAAAGCCAAAGGCTCGATCGACAGCGACGGCATTGCCTGCAAGGTCGAAACCGGCCGCGCGCTGGCGATGGCCGGCCTGCATCCGGCCACCGGCGGCTCGGGGCTGGAATTGTGCTCCGGCGACATGCTGCTGGAAGCCCTCGTCGCCTGCGCCGGCGTAACGCTGAAGTCGGTCGCAACCGCCGTCGAGATTCCGCTCAAGACCGGCAACGTCACCGCCGAAGGCGATCTCGATTTTCGCGGCACGCTGGGCGTCGACAAGGAAGCCCCGGTTGGATTTGCCGAGATTCGTTTGCGCTTCGACGTCGAGACCGACGCGCCGCAGGACAAGCTCGATCTGCTCCTGAAACTCACCGAGCGCTATTGCGTGGTCTATCAGACCATCAAGAACGGCCCGAAGGTTTCGGTGTCGATGAAGCGGATTTGA
- a CDS encoding ABC transporter ATP-binding protein, whose protein sequence is MLALDRVGKTYPNGVHALERFSAEIRRGEIVAIIGGSGCGKSTLLRAIAGLDRASAGTIRLDEETIVSPHAKIGIIFQEPRLLPWLSVADNIGFGLSDQPANVRGGKVLRALARVGLADKAKAWPRELSGGQAQRVAIARALVPQPEVLLLDEPFSALDAFTRRDLQDHLLDLWNDTRPTLILVTHDVDEAVVLADRVLVMRPRPGRLFEEIKINLARPRDRNSPHFDNFKRRVLTALDRSLDRNVPDADPKSTAGEAMWW, encoded by the coding sequence ATGCTCGCGCTCGACCGCGTCGGCAAGACCTATCCGAACGGCGTTCATGCGCTGGAACGTTTTTCGGCCGAAATCCGGCGCGGCGAAATCGTCGCCATCATCGGCGGCTCCGGTTGCGGCAAGTCGACCCTTCTTCGCGCCATCGCCGGCCTCGACCGCGCCTCCGCTGGCACCATCAGGCTCGACGAGGAGACGATCGTCTCGCCGCATGCCAAAATCGGAATCATCTTTCAGGAGCCGCGGCTGCTGCCGTGGCTGAGTGTTGCCGACAATATCGGCTTCGGCCTGTCGGACCAGCCGGCGAATGTCAGGGGCGGCAAGGTGTTGCGCGCACTGGCGCGGGTCGGCCTTGCCGACAAGGCCAAGGCCTGGCCGCGCGAACTTTCCGGCGGACAGGCGCAGCGGGTCGCGATTGCCCGCGCGCTGGTGCCGCAGCCGGAAGTGCTGCTGCTGGACGAGCCGTTTTCGGCGCTTGATGCCTTCACACGCCGCGATTTGCAGGACCATCTGCTCGATCTCTGGAACGACACGCGGCCGACCCTCATCCTGGTGACGCATGATGTCGACGAGGCCGTGGTGCTGGCGGATCGCGTGCTTGTGATGCGCCCGCGGCCGGGGCGGCTGTTCGAGGAGATCAAGATCAACCTGGCGCGGCCGCGCGACCGCAATTCTCCCCATTTCGACAATTTCAAGCGCCGGGTGCTGACCGCGCTCGACCGCTCGCTCGACCGCAACGTGCCCGATGCCGACCCCAAATCGACCGCCGGCGAAGCGATGTGGTGGTGA
- a CDS encoding ABC transporter permease: MAMTVELPALEQTDARTQPASSSRLGRYARPALGLLLPVGLAVGWEIVVWLGYSNGRLVPPPTKIFATIMEMAKSGELSRHVIATLSRVGAGFGLGVVAGTLLGAVSGYWDLARRLLDPTVQALRAIPSLAWVPLFILWLGIFETSKVALIAAGVFFPVYLGVMGAILSVDRKIVEVGRTFRLTGPAMIRRILLPAVLPAYVVALRVGLGLGWMFVVAAELMGASEGLGYLLLDGQQLGKPAQILAAIVIFAILGKTTDWLIEVATAPLLRWQDAFGRQSGGS, translated from the coding sequence ATGGCCATGACGGTTGAACTGCCAGCGCTGGAACAGACCGATGCGAGGACACAGCCCGCGTCGTCGTCGCGGCTTGGGCGCTATGCGCGGCCGGCGCTCGGGCTGCTGCTGCCGGTGGGCCTCGCGGTCGGCTGGGAAATCGTGGTCTGGCTCGGCTATTCCAACGGCCGGCTGGTGCCGCCGCCGACCAAAATCTTCGCCACCATCATGGAGATGGCGAAAAGCGGCGAGCTGTCGCGCCATGTCATCGCGACGCTGAGCCGGGTGGGCGCGGGCTTCGGCCTTGGCGTCGTCGCCGGCACGCTGCTCGGCGCCGTCTCCGGCTATTGGGATCTGGCGCGGCGGCTGCTGGATCCGACGGTGCAGGCGTTGCGCGCGATCCCGTCGCTGGCCTGGGTGCCGTTGTTCATTCTCTGGCTCGGCATTTTTGAAACCTCGAAGGTAGCGCTGATCGCGGCCGGCGTGTTCTTCCCGGTCTATCTCGGCGTGATGGGCGCGATCCTCTCGGTCGATCGCAAGATCGTTGAGGTCGGCCGCACCTTTCGTCTGACTGGCCCGGCAATGATCCGGCGCATCCTGTTGCCGGCGGTGTTGCCGGCCTATGTGGTCGCGCTGCGCGTCGGCCTCGGCCTGGGCTGGATGTTCGTCGTCGCCGCCGAACTGATGGGCGCCTCCGAGGGACTCGGCTATCTCCTGCTCGACGGCCAGCAGCTCGGCAAGCCCGCGCAAATTCTCGCAGCGATCGTGATCTTCGCGATCCTCGGCAAGACCACCGACTGGCTGATCGAAGTCGCGACCGCGCCGCTGCTGCGCTGGCAGGATGCGTTCGGCCGCCAAAGCGGGGGTAGCTGA
- a CDS encoding aliphatic sulfonate ABC transporter substrate-binding protein, producing the protein MSGITRRTMAAAIAVSALLPGTAFAADALKEIHIDWATYNPVSMVLKQKGLLEKEFAKDGISIVWVQSAGSNKALEFLNAGSIDFGSTAGSAALVAKINGNPIKSIYVYSRPEWTALVTAKDSKIASVADLKGKRVAVTRGTDPHIFLVRALLGAGLTEKDITPVLLQHADGKTALIRGDVDAWAGLDPMMAQAEVEDGAKLFYRKADANTWGILNVREQFLKDYPDVVRRVLAVYEEARKYSLANYDDLKKTFIGVTKLPDSVVDKQLKERTELTHSRIGAPQRESILAAGVALQQAGVIDAKVDVKATLDALIDDQVPLPTN; encoded by the coding sequence ATGTCAGGAATTACACGGCGGACGATGGCTGCGGCGATTGCGGTTTCGGCCTTGCTGCCGGGAACAGCCTTCGCGGCCGACGCACTCAAGGAAATTCACATCGACTGGGCGACCTACAACCCGGTGTCGATGGTCCTCAAGCAAAAGGGATTGCTGGAAAAGGAATTCGCCAAGGACGGCATCAGCATCGTCTGGGTGCAGTCGGCCGGTTCCAACAAGGCGCTCGAATTCCTCAACGCCGGCTCGATCGATTTCGGATCGACCGCGGGCTCGGCGGCGCTGGTCGCGAAAATCAACGGCAACCCGATCAAGTCGATCTACGTCTATTCGCGTCCGGAATGGACCGCGCTGGTGACGGCGAAGGATTCCAAGATCGCCTCGGTGGCGGATCTCAAGGGCAAGCGGGTCGCGGTGACGCGCGGCACCGATCCGCACATCTTCCTGGTGCGCGCGCTGCTCGGCGCCGGCCTGACCGAAAAAGACATCACGCCGGTGCTGCTGCAGCATGCCGACGGCAAGACCGCGCTGATCCGCGGCGACGTCGACGCCTGGGCCGGTCTCGACCCGATGATGGCGCAGGCCGAAGTCGAGGACGGCGCCAAACTTTTCTACCGCAAGGCCGATGCCAACACCTGGGGCATCCTCAATGTGCGCGAGCAGTTTTTGAAGGACTATCCGGACGTGGTCCGGCGCGTCCTCGCGGTCTACGAGGAAGCCCGCAAATACTCGCTGGCCAATTACGATGATCTGAAGAAGACGTTTATTGGCGTCACCAAGCTGCCGGACAGCGTGGTCGACAAGCAGCTCAAGGAACGCACCGAGCTGACCCATAGCCGCATCGGCGCGCCCCAGCGCGAGTCCATCCTCGCCGCCGGCGTCGCTTTGCAGCAGGCCGGCGTCATCGACGCCAAGGTCGACGTCAAAGCGACGCTGGATGCGTTGATCGACGATCAGGTTCCGCTGCCGACGAACTAA
- a CDS encoding [protein-PII] uridylyltransferase — translation MDSVVTETRPTADERFDTARITTAVDALAEKHAGREDVFRSALAQLLKTEMIAARATAQAVLLKDRHGRRCAERLCFMQDEIIRILYSAATRHLYRSHIPSGAERMAVVATGGYGRGLMAPESDIDLLFILPYKQTAWGEQVAEAILYCLWDMGLKVGHATRSVDESIRQARGDMTIRTAILETRFLTGDQPLYDELVARFDKDVVQGTASEFVTAKLAEREERHRRGGQSRYLVEPNVKDGKGGLRDLHTLFWIAKYVYRVRETDELVERGVFDAQEYRTFRRCADFLWSVRCNLHFVSGRAEERLSFDMQREIAVRLGYTSHPGMQDVERFMKHYFLIAKDVGDLTAILCAKLEDEQAKPAPVLSRVVARLRPGGTTRRRVPDSDDFIIDHNRINLATPDVFKHDPVNLIRIFRLAQKNSLAFHPDAMRTVTRSLKLINTQLRENPEANRLFMEILTSDNAESVLRRMNETGVLGHFIRAFGKIVSMMQFNMYHHYTVDEHLLRCVGFLQEIERGGNDEFTVASDLFRKIHPEHRAVIYITTLLHDIAKGRLEDHSIAGAKVARRLCPRLGFNAADTELIAWLIEEHLTMSTVAQSRDLSDRKTIENFAAVVQSVEQMKLLTILTTADIRGVGPGVWNGWKAQLLRTLYYETEPVLTGGFSEVNRAQRIAVAQSEFRAAFTEWPEAELNAYISRQYPAYWLKVELPRKIRHARFLRASEQAGHKLAINVGFDEARGVTELTILATDHPWLLSIIAGACASAGANIVDAQIYTTTDGRALDTIAISREYDRDEDEGRRATRIGEMIEQVLEGKLRLPEVVARKAASRGRVRPFVVEPEVTINNQWSDRYTVIEVSGLDRPGLLYQLTTAISKLNLNIASAHVATFGERARDVFYVTDLLGAQINAPTRQAAIKSALIHLLSSEESVAA, via the coding sequence ATGGACAGCGTCGTCACAGAGACCCGCCCCACGGCGGATGAACGTTTCGATACCGCGCGGATCACCACCGCGGTCGATGCCCTCGCCGAAAAGCATGCCGGCCGCGAGGACGTGTTTCGCTCGGCGCTGGCGCAATTGCTGAAAACCGAGATGATCGCCGCGCGCGCCACCGCGCAGGCCGTGCTGCTGAAGGACCGCCACGGCCGCCGCTGCGCCGAGCGGCTCTGCTTCATGCAGGATGAAATCATCCGCATCCTCTATTCGGCGGCGACGCGTCATCTCTATCGCTCGCATATCCCGTCCGGCGCCGAACGCATGGCAGTCGTCGCGACCGGCGGTTACGGCCGCGGCCTGATGGCGCCGGAGTCCGACATCGATCTGCTGTTCATCCTGCCCTACAAGCAGACTGCCTGGGGCGAGCAGGTCGCGGAAGCCATCCTGTATTGCCTGTGGGACATGGGGTTGAAGGTCGGCCACGCCACGCGCTCGGTCGACGAATCGATCCGGCAGGCGCGCGGCGACATGACGATCCGCACCGCGATCCTCGAGACAAGGTTTTTGACCGGCGACCAGCCGCTATACGACGAACTGGTCGCGCGCTTCGACAAGGACGTGGTGCAGGGTACGGCTTCCGAATTCGTCACCGCCAAACTCGCCGAGCGCGAGGAACGCCATCGCCGCGGCGGCCAGTCGCGCTATCTGGTCGAGCCCAACGTCAAGGACGGCAAGGGCGGACTGCGCGACCTGCACACGCTGTTCTGGATCGCGAAATATGTCTACCGCGTGCGCGAGACCGATGAACTGGTCGAACGCGGCGTGTTCGACGCGCAGGAATACCGCACCTTCCGCCGTTGCGCCGATTTCCTGTGGTCGGTGCGCTGCAACCTGCATTTCGTGTCCGGCCGCGCCGAGGAGCGGCTGTCGTTCGACATGCAGCGCGAGATCGCGGTCCGGCTCGGCTATACCTCGCATCCCGGCATGCAGGATGTCGAACGCTTCATGAAGCACTACTTCCTGATCGCCAAGGACGTCGGCGATCTGACCGCGATCCTGTGCGCCAAGCTCGAAGACGAGCAGGCCAAGCCGGCGCCGGTGCTGAGCCGGGTGGTGGCGCGGCTGCGGCCGGGCGGCACGACACGGCGGCGGGTGCCCGACAGCGACGACTTCATCATCGATCACAACCGCATCAATCTCGCCACCCCCGACGTCTTCAAGCACGATCCGGTCAACCTGATCCGGATCTTCCGGCTGGCGCAGAAGAACAGCCTCGCCTTCCATCCCGATGCGATGCGCACGGTGACGCGCTCGCTGAAGCTGATCAACACCCAGCTTCGGGAAAATCCGGAAGCCAACCGGCTGTTCATGGAGATTCTGACCTCCGACAACGCCGAGAGCGTGCTGCGGCGGATGAACGAGACCGGCGTGCTCGGTCATTTCATCCGCGCCTTCGGCAAGATCGTGTCGATGATGCAGTTCAACATGTACCACCACTATACGGTGGACGAGCATCTGTTGCGCTGCGTCGGCTTCCTGCAGGAGATCGAGCGCGGCGGCAACGACGAGTTCACCGTCGCCAGCGACCTGTTCCGCAAGATCCATCCCGAGCATCGCGCGGTGATCTACATCACCACGCTGCTGCACGACATCGCCAAGGGCCGCCTCGAGGATCACTCGATCGCCGGCGCCAAGGTGGCGCGGCGGCTGTGCCCGCGGCTCGGCTTCAACGCCGCCGATACCGAATTGATTGCGTGGCTGATCGAGGAACATCTCACGATGTCGACGGTGGCGCAGTCGCGCGACCTGTCCGACCGCAAGACCATCGAGAATTTCGCCGCCGTGGTGCAGTCGGTCGAGCAGATGAAGCTTTTGACCATTCTCACCACCGCCGACATCCGCGGTGTCGGCCCCGGCGTCTGGAACGGCTGGAAGGCGCAACTCTTACGCACGCTGTATTACGAGACCGAGCCGGTGCTGACCGGCGGCTTCTCGGAAGTGAACCGCGCCCAGCGCATTGCGGTGGCGCAATCCGAATTCCGCGCCGCCTTCACCGAATGGCCGGAAGCGGAGCTCAACGCCTATATCAGCAGGCAATATCCAGCCTACTGGCTCAAGGTCGAACTGCCGCGCAAGATCCGCCATGCGCGTTTCCTCCGGGCCAGCGAACAGGCCGGCCACAAGCTCGCGATCAATGTCGGCTTCGACGAGGCGCGCGGCGTCACCGAACTGACGATACTGGCAACCGACCATCCCTGGCTGCTGTCGATCATTGCGGGCGCCTGTGCATCCGCCGGCGCCAACATCGTCGATGCCCAGATCTACACCACCACCGACGGCCGCGCGCTCGACACCATCGCGATATCAAGGGAATACGACCGCGACGAGGACGAAGGCCGGCGCGCCACCCGGATCGGCGAGATGATCGAACAGGTGCTCGAAGGCAAATTGCGGCTGCCCGAAGTGGTGGCGCGCAAGGCCGCCAGCCGCGGCAGGGTGCGTCCGTTCGTGGTGGAACCGGAAGTCACCATCAACAACCAGTGGTCGGACCGTTACACCGTGATCGAGGTCTCCGGCCTCGACCGTCCGGGCCTGCTGTATCAGCTCACGACCGCGATCTCGAAGCTCAACCTCAACATCGCCTCCGCGCATGTCGCGACCTTCGGCGAGCGCGCCCGCGACGTGTTCTATGTCACCGATTTGTTGGGTGCCCAGATCAACGCGCCGACCCGGCAGGCCGCGATCAAGAGCGCTCTGATTCATCTGCTGTCGAGCGAAGAGAGCGTTGCTGCGTAG
- a CDS encoding methylated-DNA--[protein]-cysteine S-methyltransferase, translated as MTRAKLPDTFGLDRLDTPIGMALLVSDADGVLRALDWEDYEPRMKELLRLQYGAVVLKEARAPRDLRTALAGYFKGDLDRLRQIEWRVAGTPFQQKVWKALPEIPAGTTMSYGALAKKIGLPKAIRAVGHANGSNPISVVVPCHRLIGANGSLIKYGGGLERKRWLLQHEGVTLS; from the coding sequence ATGACCCGCGCCAAGCTGCCTGACACCTTTGGCCTCGACCGGCTGGACACGCCGATCGGCATGGCGCTGCTGGTCAGCGACGCCGACGGCGTGCTGCGCGCGCTCGACTGGGAAGATTACGAGCCGCGCATGAAGGAACTGCTGCGGCTGCAATATGGTGCAGTGGTGCTGAAGGAGGCGAGGGCACCGCGCGATCTCAGGACCGCACTGGCGGGCTATTTCAAGGGCGACCTCGATCGCCTGCGGCAGATCGAATGGCGCGTCGCCGGCACGCCGTTTCAGCAAAAAGTCTGGAAAGCGCTGCCGGAGATTCCGGCGGGCACCACGATGAGCTACGGCGCGCTGGCTAAGAAGATCGGCCTGCCCAAAGCTATCCGCGCCGTCGGTCACGCCAACGGCTCCAATCCGATCAGCGTGGTCGTGCCCTGTCACCGCCTGATCGGCGCCAACGGTTCGCTGATCAAGTACGGCGGCGGACTGGAGCGGAAGCGCTGGCTGCTGCAGCACGAAGGGGTGACGCTTTCGTAG
- a CDS encoding PaaI family thioesterase: MPDRSASRTYGTVSDDRKKEMTGLEFVQGLADGTLPLNTIAQTLGYDVTEAASGRVVVTAEPRDIHLNPAGTVHGGLAATLLDSCMGLAVQSTLAAGVSQTTLEFKISLVRPITPDTGEIRAEGVVLTSGRRVGTAEGRITDRNGRLLAHGTTTCLIFQPEPPTMEIAGRATGYMG; this comes from the coding sequence ATGCCAGACCGCAGCGCCAGCAGAACCTATGGGACCGTCAGCGACGATCGCAAGAAGGAGATGACGGGCCTCGAATTCGTCCAGGGCCTTGCCGACGGGACGTTGCCGCTCAACACCATCGCGCAAACCCTGGGCTACGATGTCACGGAAGCAGCGTCCGGGCGCGTCGTGGTCACCGCGGAGCCGCGGGACATTCATCTCAACCCGGCCGGCACCGTGCATGGCGGGCTCGCCGCCACGCTGCTCGATAGCTGCATGGGACTGGCTGTTCAGTCGACATTGGCAGCAGGTGTCAGCCAGACCACACTGGAGTTCAAGATTTCGCTGGTGCGGCCGATCACACCTGACACCGGAGAGATCAGGGCTGAAGGCGTCGTGCTGACCAGCGGCCGCCGGGTCGGCACCGCCGAGGGACGGATCACCGATCGCAACGGCCGGCTGCTTGCCCACGGCACGACGACGTGCCTGATCTTTCAACCTGAGCCGCCAACCATGGAAATTGCGGGACGTGCTACCGGCTATATGGGATGA
- a CDS encoding DUF1304 domain-containing protein, whose product MIFIANILVAIVAALHVYFLVLEMFLWTKPLGLKTFRNSIEKATESAVLAANQGLYNGFLAAGLIWGLIHSNPGFAFQIKTFFLLCVIVAGVYGAATVSRRILYVQAAPAALALILLWLA is encoded by the coding sequence ATGATCTTTATCGCCAACATCCTGGTCGCGATCGTCGCGGCGCTGCATGTCTATTTCCTGGTTCTGGAGATGTTTCTCTGGACCAAGCCGCTCGGCCTGAAGACATTTCGTAATTCAATTGAGAAAGCGACGGAATCGGCGGTGCTGGCCGCCAATCAGGGGCTCTACAACGGCTTCCTCGCCGCCGGGCTGATCTGGGGTCTGATCCATTCCAATCCGGGCTTCGCGTTCCAGATCAAGACCTTCTTTCTGCTGTGCGTGATCGTCGCCGGCGTTTATGGCGCTGCAACCGTGAGCCGCCGGATTCTCTATGTGCAGGCCGCGCCTGCGGCGCTGGCGCTGATCCTGCTCTGGCTGGCATAA
- a CDS encoding ABC transporter substrate-binding protein, which produces MRSGVFSLVGGAAVAVAGAALAVALSASSAHAQKKYDTGATDTEIKIGQTVPFSGAYSVYANIGKTEAAYLKMINEQGGINGRKVSLIQYDDAYSPPKTVEQIRKLVEGDEVLLTFQIIGTAANSAVQKYLNAKKIPQLLASTGAAKFTDPKNFPWTMAYNPNYFVEGRIYGKYISKEHPNAKIGILYQNDDLGKDYIAGLKAGLGDKAAKMIVAEASYEVSDPTIDSQVLKIKDAGADLFYSASTPKQAAQAIRKIHELDWHPVHIIDINASPVSATLQPAGLEASKGVISVQYGKDPADPTWKGDPGLQKYLDFMTKYFPEGDKMNTVNTYGYSAAQLLVQILKQCGDDLTRENIMKQAASLKNVELDLALPGLKINTGPDDYRVNKQLQMMKFNGERWELFGPILEDAGPAG; this is translated from the coding sequence ATGAGAAGCGGAGTTTTTAGTCTGGTCGGCGGCGCCGCGGTTGCGGTCGCAGGCGCCGCACTTGCGGTCGCATTGTCGGCATCATCAGCCCACGCACAGAAGAAATACGACACCGGCGCGACCGATACCGAAATCAAGATCGGCCAGACCGTGCCGTTCTCGGGCGCCTATTCGGTCTATGCCAATATCGGCAAGACGGAGGCTGCCTACCTCAAGATGATCAACGAACAGGGCGGCATCAACGGCCGCAAGGTCAGCCTGATCCAGTATGACGACGCCTATTCGCCGCCGAAGACGGTCGAGCAAATCCGCAAGCTCGTCGAAGGCGATGAGGTCCTGTTGACGTTCCAGATCATCGGCACCGCGGCTAACTCGGCCGTGCAGAAATATCTCAACGCCAAGAAGATCCCGCAGCTATTGGCCTCAACCGGGGCTGCGAAGTTCACCGATCCGAAGAACTTCCCCTGGACCATGGCCTACAACCCCAACTACTTCGTCGAGGGTCGCATCTACGGCAAGTACATTTCGAAGGAGCACCCGAACGCCAAGATCGGCATCCTCTATCAGAACGACGATCTCGGCAAAGACTACATCGCCGGGCTGAAGGCCGGCCTCGGCGACAAGGCTGCGAAAATGATCGTGGCCGAAGCGTCTTACGAAGTGTCCGATCCCACCATCGACTCACAGGTGCTGAAGATCAAGGACGCCGGCGCGGACCTGTTCTACAGCGCGTCAACGCCAAAGCAGGCGGCGCAGGCGATCCGCAAGATCCACGAACTCGACTGGCATCCGGTGCATATCATCGACATCAACGCCAGCCCGGTCAGCGCGACGCTGCAACCCGCCGGCCTCGAAGCCTCCAAGGGCGTGATCAGCGTGCAATACGGCAAGGATCCGGCCGATCCGACCTGGAAGGGCGACCCTGGTCTGCAGAAATACCTCGACTTCATGACGAAGTATTTCCCCGAAGGCGACAAGATGAACACGGTCAATACCTACGGCTATTCGGCCGCCCAGCTTCTGGTGCAGATCCTCAAGCAATGCGGCGACGATCTGACCCGCGAGAACATCATGAAGCAGGCAGCCTCGCTGAAGAACGTCGAGCTTGACCTCGCTCTGCCTGGCCTGAAGATCAACACCGGCCCCGACGATTACCGCGTCAACAAGCAGTTGCAGATGATGAAGTTCAACGGCGAACGCTGGGAACTGTTCGGCCCGATCCTTGAGGACGCAGGCCCGGCCGGCTAG
- a CDS encoding ABC transporter substrate-binding protein, with protein sequence MRKGILHLVTGTALAMALSVSAASAQKKYDTGATDTEIKIGQTNPFSGPASAYATIGKTQAAYMKMINDQGGVNGRKINLIQYDDAYSPPKAVEQVRKLVESDEVLLTFQLLGTPSNAAVQKYLNSKKVPQLFAATGASKFTDPKNFPWTMGFNPNYFVEGRIYGQYIIKTYPNAKVGILYQNDDLGKDYLNGIKAGLGDKAAGMIVAESSYEVSDPTIDSQILKIKDSGADLFFSATTPKQAAQAIKKISELAWHPVQILDINATSVGAVMKPAGLEASKGVISVNYGKDPLDPTWKDDAGMKKYFEFMAKYYPDGDKDSSFNSYGYSTSQLMVHVLKMCGDDLTRENVMKQATSLKNVVLDLALPGILANTSPTDYRVNKQLQMMKFNGERWELFGPILEDVGPAG encoded by the coding sequence ATGAGGAAGGGTATTCTCCATCTGGTCACCGGCACCGCGCTTGCGATGGCGCTGTCGGTCTCCGCGGCCTCCGCGCAGAAGAAATATGATACCGGCGCGACCGACACCGAGATCAAGATCGGCCAGACCAATCCATTCTCGGGACCTGCCTCGGCCTACGCGACCATCGGCAAGACCCAGGCCGCCTACATGAAGATGATCAACGATCAGGGCGGCGTGAACGGCCGCAAGATCAACTTGATCCAGTATGACGACGCCTACTCGCCGCCGAAAGCCGTCGAGCAGGTGCGCAAGCTGGTCGAGAGCGACGAAGTGCTGCTCACCTTCCAGCTGCTCGGGACGCCTTCGAACGCCGCGGTCCAGAAGTACCTCAACTCGAAGAAGGTGCCGCAACTGTTCGCCGCCACCGGCGCGTCGAAGTTCACCGACCCGAAGAACTTCCCATGGACGATGGGCTTCAACCCGAACTACTTCGTCGAGGGCCGCATCTACGGGCAGTACATCATCAAGACCTATCCGAATGCCAAGGTCGGCATCCTCTACCAGAACGACGATCTCGGTAAGGACTATCTGAACGGCATCAAGGCCGGCCTCGGCGACAAGGCGGCCGGCATGATCGTGGCCGAGTCTTCCTACGAAGTCTCCGACCCGACCATCGATTCGCAGATCCTCAAGATCAAGGACAGCGGCGCGGACCTGTTCTTCTCGGCCACGACGCCGAAGCAGGCGGCGCAGGCGATCAAGAAGATCTCCGAACTCGCCTGGCATCCGGTGCAGATCCTCGACATCAACGCGACCTCGGTCGGCGCCGTGATGAAGCCGGCCGGGCTTGAGGCCTCCAAGGGCGTGATCAGCGTCAACTATGGCAAGGATCCGCTCGATCCGACCTGGAAGGACGACGCCGGCATGAAGAAGTATTTCGAATTCATGGCGAAGTATTATCCCGACGGCGACAAGGATTCGAGCTTCAACTCCTACGGCTATTCGACCTCGCAGTTGATGGTCCATGTGCTCAAGATGTGCGGCGACGACCTGACCCGCGAGAACGTCATGAAACAGGCCACCAGCCTGAAGAACGTCGTGCTCGACCTGGCGCTGCCGGGCATTCTGGCCAACACTTCGCCGACCGATTATCGCGTCAACAAGCAGTTGCAGATGATGAAGTTCAACGGCGAGCGTTGGGAACTGTTCGGCCCGATCCTCGAGGACGTGGGTCCGGCCGGCTAG
- a CDS encoding DUF1330 domain-containing protein encodes MGHIDPTKEVFAQFKANDRPGPIHMLNLVRLRAEAAYPDGRKATGAEAYAAYGRESGPVFERLGGKIVWQGRFELMLIGPQEERWDHCFIAEYPSVAAFAEMIRDPVYREAVKHRQAGVEDSRLIRHAVLPVGKTFGEIPK; translated from the coding sequence ATGGGCCACATCGATCCGACCAAGGAAGTTTTCGCGCAATTCAAGGCCAATGACCGGCCGGGACCGATCCACATGCTCAACCTGGTCCGGCTGCGGGCCGAGGCCGCCTATCCCGACGGCCGCAAGGCGACGGGCGCGGAAGCCTATGCGGCCTATGGAAGGGAAAGCGGGCCGGTGTTCGAGCGGCTCGGCGGCAAGATCGTCTGGCAGGGCCGCTTCGAATTAATGCTGATCGGGCCGCAGGAAGAGCGCTGGGACCATTGCTTCATCGCCGAATATCCGTCCGTCGCAGCGTTCGCCGAAATGATCCGCGATCCCGTCTACCGGGAAGCGGTCAAACACCGCCAGGCCGGCGTCGAAGATTCCCGCCTGATCCGGCACGCGGTGCTGCCGGTCGGCAAGACGTTTGGGGAGATACCGAAGTAG